The genomic DNA CGATGAAAAGAATCTATTCGTGTGTGGAGATGCCTATTTCGTAGGTGTCTCCTTTTGTTTTCATTGGTTTCATTTGAGACCTTTCCTGATATGCCGGAGAGTTGCCTCTGTGCGGCGCAAGAAATAATGCGCGGAGGTTTATTTCAGGGAGCGGAACAGGGCGATTGCAGACGGTTACCGCAAGTCTCCCGATTATGCCGAGTACCCTCCCGGCGGACATCGGTTGTAGCAGAGGTAATCAGCTGCCAACACTGACTTGTCAGGTTGGGAATTTAACTTGTTTACAGTCAATTATCAGCAGGGAACTCTATTATTCAAGGCACCGGCATGCCTCGGGATAAGTAAGACATCAGGATTTCTGCTGGAGCAAATTCACGCTCGTTCCGCTCCCCACTCTTCAGCCCTCTGGAATAACAATTTCAATCGCAGCCGGTTCAAAATCATATACTATGGTGTATAATAGTGACATATGAAACTTGGCGGGAGGATTATTATGATCAGCGCTCGAAATCAATTCAAAGGCACGATTAAAAACGTTAAATTAGGCACGGTGATGGCTGAAGTCGTTGTTGAAGCCGGCGGGATGGAAATTGTCAGTTTAATTTCCCTCGCTTCCGTTGAATCAATGAATCTCAAAGTCGGTGATACGGTAACTACCATTATCAAATCAACCGAAGTAATGGTTGCTAAGGAACTTTAACGTCGGCGGTTTTGATTATGGTGGCTGGCTTAAGCTGCTGCCGTTGTGGTGCGCCTCGGGTGATAATTGATAAATAACGCCGCCGCCGCTCCGGCGATGCAAACCCACATGGCTACCGTCATGGCGGAACTTAACGCCAGAGAGAACTGCTCCGTCATCACCTGACTGATCAGCGTTTTTAAAAATTCCGGAGCGTCCGAGGTGACCGCTCCAGCCATTCCGCCTTCGCTCACGCCCTTCAAAATGGCGTCCTTGGCCGTTTGCGGCATAAAAGGGATACCTTCAAAAAAGATCCTCAGGTTGTTGACCATGTTGAATTGAAGCACTGCCCCCAGCACGGTAATCCCCAGCGTGGCACCAACCTGGCGCATGGTGGTCAGAATCCCGGAAGCCGTTCCGGAACGGGCCAGCGGAGCGGAGGCCATTACCACCGATGAGAGGGGGGCCATGACCAAACCCAAACCCAAACCGGCTAATCCCAGCGGCCAGGCCATCATTGCGGCGGGGACCTCCGGGTTTATTTGCGCCAACAGTGAGAAGGCCAGTGCCACCATTACCATGCCGGCAGACATCAGAAAACGCATCTGCAGGCGGTCTGCCAATCGTCCGGCCACCGGCGAAATAATCATTAAGGCTAATGATAGCGGTAGCACCACCAGCCCAGCATCCATCGGGGAGAAATCCCTGATCGCCTGAAGATACATCACTGAAAGAAATATCAAGCCTACCAGGCAGAACATAACAATTAATCCCAGAATGTTGCCAGCGGTAAAGGAGATGTTGCGGAAAAACACCAGGGGTATCAGGGGTGTGCGGGCTTTCGCTTCAATTACCAAAAATGCCGCCGCCGCGATGATGCCGGCACCGAATAATCCCAGCGTCACTACCGAAGTCCACCCCAGTGCTTGCCCCTCAATCAGTGCAAAGCTAATGGCACCTAATGCGATGGTGGCGGCGATGATACCCGGAAAATCAATCCTCCGAGTGGCGTTGGGGTCACATGATTCGGGTACTATTTTAAACGCAGCCACCAGTGCCGCGATACCCAGCGGGATATTTATCAGAAACACCCATTGCCAACCCAGTGTCCCCACCAGCAGGCCGCCGATGATCGGGCCCAGTGCGGCCGCCGCGCCAGCCGAGGCTCCCCAGATGCCCATGGCCAGGCCCCGCTGACCGCTTTGAAAGGTAATGTTCAGGATAGAGAGGGTCGCCGGCATCATAGCCGCACCGCCGGCTGCCTGGGCTATCCGTCCGGCTATCAACCAGCCGATATTTGGCGCCAGACCGCACAGGAGGGAAGAAACGGTGAATACCAGCAGGCCGCCGGTGAAAAGCCGTTTGCGGCCAAAAATATCCCCCAGCCGGCCCATGGTAATCAACAGTATTGCGAATACCAGCACATAGGCGTTGAGCACCCACTCGGCGTCCGCCAGTGAGGCCGGCAGTCGTTCCATGATGTCCGGCAGGGCGATGTTCACAATGGTGACATCCAGGTTTATCATGAACAGCGCTGCTGAAAGTACCGCCAGCACCAGCCATTTACTATATTGGGCTGGTGTGGTGCCGGTGGATTTCAGGTTCATCATGGAAGTCCAATTCTATAGGGGCTTCCCCAGACTGTCAAAACGTTCCAGCTTCTCGGTTTCAGTTTAAAATGTTAGAATAGCGGACGTAGAAAACAACCCGCGAGGAGTAAGCTATGTCTGGACATTCAAAATGGGCTACCATAAAACACCAGAAAGGCGCGGCTGATGCCAAGCGCGGGCAACTCTTCACCAAACTCTCCCGCGAAATCATCCTGGCCTCCAAAGAAGGCGGGCCGGACCCTGATATGAATGCCAGACTGCGTCTGGCGGTTCAAAAAGCCAAAGACGCGCGCATGCCCTCCGACAATATTGACCGGGCGATTAAAAAAGGCAGTGGACAGCTTGAGGGCGAAACCTTATTGGAACTCACCCTGGAGGGCTACGGACCGGGTGGTGTGGCGGTGCTGGTTCACGCGGTATCAGACAACCGTAACCGGGCTATTCAGGAAGTGCGTCATCTTTTTACCAAGAGCGGCGGCGCCATGGGCGAAGCCGGCTGTGTCGCCTGGATTTTTGATTCCAAAGGCACCATAACTGTTCCGGCTGCCGGACAGGATATTGATGAATTGACCCTTGAAGTCATTGATGCCGGGGCTGAAGACGTTAAACCCGATGAAGAATATTTAGAAATTATTACCGCACCTGATCAGTTGGAAGCCGTCCGGCAGGCGATTGAGGCTAAAGGCCTGACCATTGAAAATTCCGGCCTGGACATGCAGCCGAAAACCCAGATAGAGTTGGACGATGATACTGCCATGCAGGTGCTCAAGCTATTGACAGCCATGGAAGAATTGGATGACGTGCAAAATGTCTATTCCAACGCTGATTTCTCTCCCGAGGCCCTGGAAAAGTTTCAGGCTGCCTAGATGAGGGTTTTGGGCGTTGACCCCGGCACCCTGCGTCTTGGTTTCGGTGTCGTTGACGCCGAAGGGGCCTCGGTGGTCTATGTCTCCAGCGGAACGGTGAAGTGCTCTGATAAGCTGCCGGTGCCGGAGCGCCTGAAACTGCTCTATGCTGAACTGGAAAAAGTCATTCGCTTGCACAAGCCTGATTGTGCCGCCGTGGAGAGTCCGTTTTTTTCAGTAAACGCCCGCTCTGCACTGGCAATCGGCAAAGCTCAGACAGTGGCCATTCTGGCTGCGGTCAATGCCGGTCTGGAGGTTTTTGAATACCCCCCGGCTTTAATTAAATCACATATTGCCGGTTTCGGCGCCTCAACCAAGGACCAGGTTACAAGCATGGTGATGCTGCAGTTGCGGTTGACCGAACCCCTCTCCTCACCGGATGCCGCCGATGCTCTCGCCTGTGCCTTGTGCCACATCCAGGAAGCCCGCAGGACAGCGGTCATTCGCGCTTCTCAGGCTTGATTTAAGCCGGGCTGCCAAGGTAGCGAGCCTACTTGCCGGACCATCGGGAAGTTACAAGCCGGTAACCCAGATGGATAAAGGCCAAACCCACGATGGCTACCACCATTTGAAGAGCCATGTTTTCAGCGGCAAAGGCAACGTATTCTGTTTCCAGAACCACGTTAATCAGGATCACAATCCCTATTATGCCTGAGACTATTCCAACCGGTATTTTCCACATTATCAGCCCCCTGTAATTCCGGAATCGGGCAATCCTTAAACTGTCACCAATACCGGCAACACCATCGGTCGCCGCCGGGTTTTTTCGTAATAGTATTTTGCCAGCAGGTCCCTTACCTTGTTGGAAATAACGGCCGAATCAGCAACGTATTGGGTCTCCGTATCAAACATCTTTACCACCAGATCCCGGCTGGATTCAATGAGCGCCTTGCCGGTGTCCGGATCAACAAAACCCCGCGAGACGATATCCGGCCGGACGACCAGGTGTCCGGATTCAGCGTCAAGGGTGACGATGGCTACCACGATGCCGTCCTGAGCCAGCATTTTACGGTTCCTCAGCACTACGCCATTAATATCACCAACGGAAATACCGTCAACATAAACGTTGCTTGCCGGGGCGTGGCCGACTATTTTACCGCCCTGCGGGCTTAATTCAAGTATGTCTCCATCTTCAAGGGTGAAAATATTTTCTTTGGCAACCCCCATCTGTTCTGCCAACTGGGAATGCAGTTTCAGATGACGGTATTCACCGTGCACCGGTACGAAGTACTGAGGCCGGATGAGGCTCTGGAGCAGTCTTAATTCTTCCTGAGAGGCATGACCATGCACATGGACCTTGGCCACCCGGTCATAAAAGACCTGGGCTCCCAGCTTGAACAGGCTGTCAATCGTTTTGGAAACAACTGATTCGTTACCAGGTATGGGCGAGGCGGAAATGATAATGGTATCATCCTTTTTGATCTGCACCTCACGATGTTCCCCGTTGGCAATCCGCACCAGGGCAGATGTTGGTTCACCCTGAGATCCGGTGGTGATCAAGGCCACGCGGTTGGGCGGTAACCGGTTCATTTCAGAGAGTTCGCCGATAAGTCCATCAGGGGCTTTCAGATAACCCAGCCTGAGGGCCATTTTAACGATTTCACTCATACTCCGGCCGGCAATGAATATGCGGCGGTTGTACTTGACCGCAGCGTCCATCACCTGTTGAATACGGGCGACCAGCGAGGCGAAAGTAGTGACAATTACCCGGCCCGGAGCGTTGGACATGACTGCGGAAATGGTCTCGCCGACTACTTTTTCCGATGGGGTGTAGCCCGGAATTTCCACATGAGTGGAGTCCGCCAGTAACAACAGAACGCCTTCGGAACCTATCTGGGCCAGACGGGACAGGTCGCATGTTTTACCGTCTACCGGAGTATAGTCCAGTTTGAAATCCCCGGAGTGTACGATGGTGCCGACGGGAGTTCGGATTATCAGTCCGGCCGCATCTGGAATGGAATGGCACATGGCGACGAATTCAACGCTGAAAACGCCGAGCTTGATGACATCGCCGGCTTTGGTTTCATGCACCTTGTTGCTGGCATGAACCCGGGCTTCCTTGAGCTTAACGGTAATCAGTCCGTGAGGCAGCGGCGCACAATAAATCGGGGCGTCCAGTTGAGGCAGGATGTAGGGCAGCGCCCCGATATGGTCCTCGTGACCGTGGGTGATGACGATACCCCTGATCTTGTCCTTGCGTTCCAACAGGTAGCTGATGTCCGGAATGACCAGGTCAATTCCGGGCATATCTTCCTCAGGGAACATCAAACCGCAGTCAATGATCATGATGTCATCACCATATTCAATGACCATCATGTTCTTGCCGATTTCACCCAAACCGCCCAGCGGGATTAAGCGCAAACGGTTAGCTTTTCGGCCTGTGGTGGCTGGTGACTGACTAGAAGTTGAAGAGGTCAAGCTGCCGGACGGCTGGTTCCGCCGCCCGGTTCTGGGTGGGTTCTGGTTTTTCACTTTGTTTTAATTCCTTAATTATTATTGGTAATTTGGCTATATCAGCCAATATGGTGGTTCTCAGGTTGCCCTGGTGCAGGGCGGCAGCCGGGTGATACATGGCGAAGCAAATCAAATCGCCTTGTTTTTCCCACTGGCCGTGAATCCGGCTGATGGCTTTACCGGGGAAAAACCGGTTCATGGAGTATCGGCCGAGAGTGACGATAACCTTAGGTTTAATTATCTCCAATTGCCGGTCCAACCACGGTTTGCAGGCTTCTATTTCCTCCGGCAACGGGTCGCGGTTGCCCGGCGGCCGGCTCTTGATGATGTTGGTGATAAACACATCTTCCCGTTTAAGACCGATTGATTCAATCAATGTGGTCAGGAATTTACCGGCGGCGCCGCAAAAAGGCCGGCCGGTATTGTCCTCATTGAATCCCGGGGCTTCGCCGATAAACATTATCTCTGCCTCCGGATTGCCCTCACCCGGCACGGCACAATTTCGCGTCCCGGCCAAAGCGCATCGCTGACAGCCTTGGATTTCCCGGGCAAGATTATCAAGCAGGCTGGATTGGTCGGTCATGGTTAATTATCTTCTTGAATGCGTTGCCTTTCAGGCATATTAACACCCGTGCCCGTTTGAGTCAATCGGCGGTACCTTTCCGTCAGCTTTTTAAAGACTCAGTTCAGCAGGCTTATAATATAGGATAACTCAGCTGTCTCCTTTTTTATGATATGGTAGAATACATAATTAGTGTTCCAACGTTATACATAGTGAAGTCAGCCCCTTCCGGGAAAAAAAGAGGTTTTTATAAATGTTCAAGAAATTATTTGGCGGCATGGCGGATTCCAACGAAAAGGAAATCAAGAAACTGGGGCCGCTGGTTGAAGCAGTTAACCGGCTTGAGCCGGAATACCATCAACTGACCGATGATGCCTTGAAGGCCAAAACCGCTGAGTTTAAAGCCATGATTCAGGCTGAGTATGCTGACCTGGCGCAGGATATTGAAGTATTAAGAAGCCAGTTGGCAGTTACTGTCGGCCCCAACGAGCGCAATAAAATTAAAGATAAGATTCTCACCCTGGAGAATGCCTGTTTTGAAGCCGTCATGCCCCAGGCCTTTGCCGCTGTGCGGGAAGCCGCCCGGCGCACTTTGGGTCTGCGTCATTATGACGTTCAACTTATCGGGGGTGCGGTGCTGCATGGAGGTAAAATCGCTGAGATGAAGACTGGTGAAGGTAAAACGCTGGTGGCCACGTTGTCGCTGTATCTTAATTCCTTGCTGGGCAAGGGCGCTCATCTGGTCACTCAGAATGATTATCTGGCCCGCCGTGACGCCTACTGGATGGGTCCGGTTTATCACGCCCTGGGCGTCACCGTGGCATCAATCTATCCCATGCAGACGCCGGATGAGCACCAGCCGTCACGCCTTTATGACCCCACGTATAACTCCGGCAAGGACAATGATCCCTGGCTGCACTATCGACCGGTCAAGCGTCAGGAAGCCTATGCTGCCGACATCACTTACGGCACCTCGGCGGAGTTCGGCTTTGATTATTTACGGGATAATATGGTGATGGATCTCACCGGTGTCGTCCAGCGCCCGGAGGGTCCGTATTTCGCCATTGTGGATGAAGTGGATAACCTGTTGATTGATGAGGCGCGTACGCCGCTGATTATCAGTGCCCCGGATGTTGAAGCCGGTAAATTGTACGAATCGTTTGCCAAACTGGTGACCCGGTTACGTTCCGGAGAAGATTATGAGCCCAAGCAGAAAGAACGCCAGGCCGAATTGACCGAAGAAGGCTGGATTAAGTTTGAGAATCTGGTTAAACGTGAGGGACTGCTGAAAGCCGAGAGTGTTTATGACCCCCAGAATGCGCCGCTGATCCGGCACCTGCGTAATGCGCTTGCCGCCAAAGAGTTTTATCAGCGTGACCGGCAATATGTGGTGGACCGCGATCCCGACGGTGGTGTCGGCATCGTAATTGTTGATGAATTTACCGGCCGCAAGATGGTCGGACGCCGTTATTCGGAAGGTTTGCATCAGGCGATTGAAGCTAAAGAAGGGGTGAAAATCCGGCAGGAAACCAAAACCTACGCCTCCATCACTATCCAGAACTACTTTCGGATGTATGACAAGCTCTGCGGCATGACCGGTACCGCTCTGACTGAGGCCGAAGAATTTTCCCGCATTTATAACTTGGAAGTCGTGGCGGTGCCCACCCATCGGCCCATTATCCGCGATGATCATACTGATTATATCTACAAGGATCTGGCCTCCAAGTTCAAAGCGGTGGTGCGTGAAGTAGAAGAAACCCGTGCCGCCGGCCGGCCGGTGCTGCTGGGTACGGTATCCATTGAGAACTCCGACCTTATCTCCGACATGCTCAAACGCAAGGGGATTGCCCATGAAGTCCTGAATGCCAAGAAACATGAACGGGAGGCGGCTATCGTTGCCGAGGCGGGCAAACCCAGTGCCGTCACCGTGGCCACCAACATGGCCGGCCGCGGCGTGGACATCATTCTGGGCGGCAAGCTGGAGGGTTATGAACCCCTGGCTGACCTGAAGGAACATCTGGCCGATGAAATCGCCAAAGTGCCGCAGGTCCGGGAAAAACTGGCCGCATTTGAAGCAGGAATCGCCAAAAACGAAGCGGAAATTGTTCAAATCCAAGGGCAAATCAACACCAAACGCCTGGAGCTTATCCAGGAGATAAAAGCCGATCCTGAAGCGGCGGAACACAGTGGCCGGCTCGCTGAAATTGCCGCCCTTGAAACCCAGCTTGCAGATATTGCCGGGAAATACCTGGCTGACTACAGCGCTCAGGTAGCCGTCCTGGCCGGAGAACTGCCGGAAAGCCCGAAAAAACTGGAGTGCAGTATTGATACCGGGCTTTGCCGGAAAGTCATTGACAAGGAAGGCAAACACTTTAAGGATTGGCTGCAATACTATATTGCCGTCGTCAAGGCCGGCGGCCTGCACGTCATAGGAACGGAGCGCCATGAGGCTCGCCGCATTGACAACCAGCTCCGGGGCCGCGCCGGCCGCCAGGGTGATCCCGGTTCGTCCCGTTTCTTCGTTTCCCTGGAAGATGACATCATGCGTCGTTTCGGCGGCGATATGGTTCGGGGATTGATGGAGCGTTTTGGTTTTGATGAAAATACCCCCATTGAAAATAAAATGATTTCCAACTCCATTGAAAACTCTCAGAAGCGGGTGGAAGGCTACAATTTTGATATTCGCAAGAACCTGGTGGAGTATGACGACGTGGTTAACAAACACCGCGAGATTATCTACGGGGAACGTCACAAGATACTGGCCGGGGCGGATCTCAAGTCCAATATCTTGAACATGGTTCACCAGGAAATTGACGATATTGTGGC from Dehalogenimonas sp. W includes the following:
- a CDS encoding molybdopterin-binding protein, whose protein sequence is MISARNQFKGTIKNVKLGTVMAEVVVEAGGMEIVSLISLASVESMNLKVGDTVTTIIKSTEVMVAKEL
- a CDS encoding DHA2 family efflux MFS transporter permease subunit; translated protein: MMNLKSTGTTPAQYSKWLVLAVLSAALFMINLDVTIVNIALPDIMERLPASLADAEWVLNAYVLVFAILLITMGRLGDIFGRKRLFTGGLLVFTVSSLLCGLAPNIGWLIAGRIAQAAGGAAMMPATLSILNITFQSGQRGLAMGIWGASAGAAAALGPIIGGLLVGTLGWQWVFLINIPLGIAALVAAFKIVPESCDPNATRRIDFPGIIAATIALGAISFALIEGQALGWTSVVTLGLFGAGIIAAAAFLVIEAKARTPLIPLVFFRNISFTAGNILGLIVMFCLVGLIFLSVMYLQAIRDFSPMDAGLVVLPLSLALMIISPVAGRLADRLQMRFLMSAGMVMVALAFSLLAQINPEVPAAMMAWPLGLAGLGLGLVMAPLSSVVMASAPLARSGTASGILTTMRQVGATLGITVLGAVLQFNMVNNLRIFFEGIPFMPQTAKDAILKGVSEGGMAGAVTSDAPEFLKTLISQVMTEQFSLALSSAMTVAMWVCIAGAAAALFINYHPRRTTTAAA
- a CDS encoding YebC/PmpR family DNA-binding transcriptional regulator; translated protein: MSGHSKWATIKHQKGAADAKRGQLFTKLSREIILASKEGGPDPDMNARLRLAVQKAKDARMPSDNIDRAIKKGSGQLEGETLLELTLEGYGPGGVAVLVHAVSDNRNRAIQEVRHLFTKSGGAMGEAGCVAWIFDSKGTITVPAAGQDIDELTLEVIDAGAEDVKPDEEYLEIITAPDQLEAVRQAIEAKGLTIENSGLDMQPKTQIELDDDTAMQVLKLLTAMEELDDVQNVYSNADFSPEALEKFQAA
- the ruvC gene encoding crossover junction endodeoxyribonuclease RuvC encodes the protein MRVLGVDPGTLRLGFGVVDAEGASVVYVSSGTVKCSDKLPVPERLKLLYAELEKVIRLHKPDCAAVESPFFSVNARSALAIGKAQTVAILAAVNAGLEVFEYPPALIKSHIAGFGASTKDQVTSMVMLQLRLTEPLSSPDAADALACALCHIQEARRTAVIRASQA
- a CDS encoding ribonuclease J, which gives rise to MRLIPLGGLGEIGKNMMVIEYGDDIMIIDCGLMFPEEDMPGIDLVIPDISYLLERKDKIRGIVITHGHEDHIGALPYILPQLDAPIYCAPLPHGLITVKLKEARVHASNKVHETKAGDVIKLGVFSVEFVAMCHSIPDAAGLIIRTPVGTIVHSGDFKLDYTPVDGKTCDLSRLAQIGSEGVLLLLADSTHVEIPGYTPSEKVVGETISAVMSNAPGRVIVTTFASLVARIQQVMDAAVKYNRRIFIAGRSMSEIVKMALRLGYLKAPDGLIGELSEMNRLPPNRVALITTGSQGEPTSALVRIANGEHREVQIKKDDTIIISASPIPGNESVVSKTIDSLFKLGAQVFYDRVAKVHVHGHASQEELRLLQSLIRPQYFVPVHGEYRHLKLHSQLAEQMGVAKENIFTLEDGDILELSPQGGKIVGHAPASNVYVDGISVGDINGVVLRNRKMLAQDGIVVAIVTLDAESGHLVVRPDIVSRGFVDPDTGKALIESSRDLVVKMFDTETQYVADSAVISNKVRDLLAKYYYEKTRRRPMVLPVLVTV
- a CDS encoding uracil-DNA glycosylase → MTDQSSLLDNLAREIQGCQRCALAGTRNCAVPGEGNPEAEIMFIGEAPGFNEDNTGRPFCGAAGKFLTTLIESIGLKREDVFITNIIKSRPPGNRDPLPEEIEACKPWLDRQLEIIKPKVIVTLGRYSMNRFFPGKAISRIHGQWEKQGDLICFAMYHPAAALHQGNLRTTILADIAKLPIIIKELKQSEKPEPTQNRAAEPAVRQLDLFNF
- the secA gene encoding preprotein translocase subunit SecA, coding for MFKKLFGGMADSNEKEIKKLGPLVEAVNRLEPEYHQLTDDALKAKTAEFKAMIQAEYADLAQDIEVLRSQLAVTVGPNERNKIKDKILTLENACFEAVMPQAFAAVREAARRTLGLRHYDVQLIGGAVLHGGKIAEMKTGEGKTLVATLSLYLNSLLGKGAHLVTQNDYLARRDAYWMGPVYHALGVTVASIYPMQTPDEHQPSRLYDPTYNSGKDNDPWLHYRPVKRQEAYAADITYGTSAEFGFDYLRDNMVMDLTGVVQRPEGPYFAIVDEVDNLLIDEARTPLIISAPDVEAGKLYESFAKLVTRLRSGEDYEPKQKERQAELTEEGWIKFENLVKREGLLKAESVYDPQNAPLIRHLRNALAAKEFYQRDRQYVVDRDPDGGVGIVIVDEFTGRKMVGRRYSEGLHQAIEAKEGVKIRQETKTYASITIQNYFRMYDKLCGMTGTALTEAEEFSRIYNLEVVAVPTHRPIIRDDHTDYIYKDLASKFKAVVREVEETRAAGRPVLLGTVSIENSDLISDMLKRKGIAHEVLNAKKHEREAAIVAEAGKPSAVTVATNMAGRGVDIILGGKLEGYEPLADLKEHLADEIAKVPQVREKLAAFEAGIAKNEAEIVQIQGQINTKRLELIQEIKADPEAAEHSGRLAEIAALETQLADIAGKYLADYSAQVAVLAGELPESPKKLECSIDTGLCRKVIDKEGKHFKDWLQYYIAVVKAGGLHVIGTERHEARRIDNQLRGRAGRQGDPGSSRFFVSLEDDIMRRFGGDMVRGLMERFGFDENTPIENKMISNSIENSQKRVEGYNFDIRKNLVEYDDVVNKHREIIYGERHKILAGADLKSNILNMVHQEIDDIVASRLSGLDYQDWDIDGLTADLGGVMPQPEGFTADVIARMSAEEVADFLKAGATALYDKKEQELTAPVMRQIERHLMLRVMDGLWIEHLTYVEHLRLEAGWQTLRQIKAVDAYKNQGFAAFQDLLDGIRHDVVHTIFKVQVVKQGPGTAMPAGAQAKQAPLAAAVSASAAAVSSPMQAVAAPQNVTRAVKDAEGHKVGRNDDCPCGSGKKFKKCCGA